A part of Prolixibacteraceae bacterium genomic DNA contains:
- a CDS encoding DNA2/NAM7 family helicase, with protein sequence MESYIDQLKDFIDAECDAQNKQVEDIWALTIDERIELGHAIDNITVWTVLDGIDWSRRGRAFLKLSYNNSNLRAGSRIRLHKGDPEINYFCCEVTKEHPGYYEIKASYGCNLVNITHNSSGWILDPDRIDLRHMLKNTVESVLHTPFGNDIFGQLKGMIAPVVTTYNSDLVETNMKQYGFNQSQSIAFTNALHTSNYYTIQGPPGTGKTMVLAYLALYLAKQGKNVLITAFTHRAINNALRKVRSLESYRKMFKIGPIEQAEDLITESFTIDNFEYFIQSPYNSLNTGIIVGASPMSLRSKRVGSLRFDVAIIDEAGQLTQPLAISVMLSCVQTVWIGDHKQMPPVLVASHTEKEVIRSAFECLTEKYNGTMLRTTYRMNEIINSIPSRYFYNDGLKSADVIAKNRIRLRDVEPRFSFLSDPDLASVFIETNHSRCKVQSKKEALVIRQLSEVLINAGMPPENIGVVTPYRAHARLVSQHLSEINCKEKQVDLSSIVVDTVERMQGQEREVIFFSLVISSLDHISHGIDFYFNLNRWNVAMTRAKTKMIWVGNPNVFTQLKQRFPNDNKMMTFCDIVESLPKVHTSK encoded by the coding sequence ATGGAGAGTTATATAGATCAGTTAAAAGATTTTATTGATGCTGAATGTGATGCACAAAATAAGCAAGTTGAGGATATTTGGGCCTTAACAATAGACGAACGCATAGAACTAGGCCATGCAATTGACAATATTACTGTGTGGACTGTGTTAGATGGTATTGATTGGTCTAGAAGAGGTCGTGCATTTTTGAAGCTATCATATAATAATTCAAATCTACGTGCAGGAAGCCGTATTCGACTTCATAAAGGTGACCCTGAAATAAACTATTTTTGCTGTGAAGTAACAAAAGAGCATCCAGGGTATTATGAGATAAAAGCAAGTTATGGTTGTAATCTAGTTAATATTACTCATAATAGTTCTGGATGGATTTTAGATCCTGATCGAATTGATTTAAGGCACATGCTCAAAAATACTGTTGAATCTGTATTACATACTCCCTTTGGCAATGATATATTTGGTCAATTAAAAGGAATGATTGCTCCTGTAGTTACAACTTATAACAGTGACTTGGTGGAAACGAACATGAAGCAATATGGATTTAATCAAAGTCAATCTATTGCTTTTACTAATGCATTACATACTTCTAATTACTATACGATTCAGGGGCCTCCGGGTACTGGGAAAACAATGGTGTTGGCTTATTTAGCTCTCTATTTGGCTAAACAAGGAAAGAATGTTTTAATTACAGCTTTTACACATAGAGCCATAAATAATGCACTACGCAAAGTGCGATCATTAGAGAGCTATCGTAAAATGTTTAAAATTGGTCCAATAGAACAGGCCGAAGATCTAATTACGGAATCCTTTACAATTGATAATTTTGAATATTTTATTCAATCACCTTATAATTCTTTGAATACAGGTATTATCGTTGGGGCTTCGCCTATGAGTTTAAGGAGTAAGAGAGTTGGTTCTCTCCGTTTTGATGTTGCTATAATTGATGAAGCGGGACAGCTAACCCAACCTTTAGCCATTTCTGTTATGTTATCGTGTGTGCAAACAGTATGGATAGGCGATCATAAACAAATGCCTCCAGTACTAGTTGCTTCGCATACTGAGAAAGAGGTGATCCGGTCTGCTTTTGAATGTTTAACAGAGAAGTATAATGGCACGATGCTGAGAACAACCTATCGAATGAATGAAATTATCAATTCTATACCGAGTCGATATTTCTATAATGATGGACTCAAGAGTGCTGATGTAATTGCTAAAAATAGAATTAGACTTAGGGATGTAGAGCCTCGGTTTTCCTTCTTGTCAGATCCAGATTTAGCTTCAGTTTTTATTGAGACAAACCATTCACGTTGTAAAGTTCAATCTAAGAAAGAAGCATTGGTGATACGACAACTTTCAGAAGTCCTTATTAATGCAGGAATGCCACCTGAAAACATTGGTGTGGTCACACCTTATAGAGCTCATGCGCGTTTGGTATCCCAACATCTTTCTGAGATCAATTGTAAAGAAAAACAAGTTGATCTATCATCAATTGTAGTTGATACCGTTGAACGCATGCAAGGACAAGAACGTGAGGTTATCTTTTTTTCTTTAGTAATAAGTAGTCTTGATCATATATCTCATGGTATAGA
- the truA gene encoding tRNA pseudouridine(38-40) synthase TruA: METKVSIQQRYFIQLAYNGEFFHGWQIQPNAITVQEELQKALTTISREKIEVTGAGRTDTSVHASLYVAHFDADNDRLDNPNFAYKLNKFLGKGISVQKIFKVDHDDHARFDATHRTYKYFLSLEKDPFMFRYAFKPFKKVDFTYMNEAASFLLKHHDFESFERSGADNKTSVCDVSHAYWEVNGNFAVFTITADRFLRNMVRAIVGTLLDVGYGKLSPKQFNSIIEKRDRKYAGASAPGEALFLVDIGYREEIEELLEYQSQGLYFNPR, translated from the coding sequence ATGGAAACAAAAGTCAGTATTCAACAAAGATATTTTATTCAATTAGCATATAATGGGGAATTCTTTCACGGATGGCAGATTCAACCTAATGCTATAACGGTTCAAGAAGAGCTACAAAAGGCTCTGACTACGATATCGAGAGAGAAAATCGAGGTCACAGGAGCAGGACGAACTGATACCAGCGTTCATGCCTCTCTTTATGTCGCACATTTTGATGCCGATAATGATAGATTGGATAACCCGAATTTTGCTTATAAATTGAATAAGTTTCTTGGCAAAGGGATTTCAGTGCAGAAAATATTTAAAGTGGATCATGATGATCATGCTCGGTTTGATGCTACACATAGAACATATAAGTACTTCTTGTCTCTTGAAAAAGATCCTTTTATGTTTCGTTATGCATTTAAGCCATTTAAGAAAGTTGACTTTACATATATGAATGAGGCAGCTTCTTTCTTACTTAAGCATCATGACTTTGAAAGTTTCGAGAGAAGTGGGGCAGATAATAAAACAAGTGTTTGTGATGTTTCTCACGCATATTGGGAAGTGAATGGAAATTTTGCTGTTTTTACTATTACAGCGGATCGTTTTCTACGTAATATGGTAAGAGCTATTGTGGGAACACTATTAGACGTTGGTTATGGTAAATTAAGTCCAAAACAATTTAATTCTATTATTGAGAAACGAGATCGTAAATATGCAGGCGCATCAGCTCCCGGAGAAGCTCTTTTTTTGGTAGATATTGGTTATAGGGAGGAGATTGAAGAACTGTTAGAGTACCAATCTCAAGGATTGTATTTTAATCCTCGCTAG